GTATCTAAATTTAGCAATTTTTCGTAGTCAAGCTTCCATCTTTGATTCCAATTACAGTTCGCTAGAGGCGCTTTTCTGGTTTTTAATTGAAACGTCTAGAGTTCGGAATCAGCTTCGCATTTCGTGTGGGGAATCAATAAGGTATCCCCAAAATTTGATCTTATTTAGTTTGGTCGCCTACTGGTCGAGGAATTTGGACAATCGGGGTTTACTGGAAACAACCGTTTACAAGATTTCGCGTCTTGTTTCAAATCTCTTCAAATTGATGACGAGATTTTAGTGAAATTGGGCGTGTGaatcttgaacctttcaatttaGGGAAGCATGTATGCTGTAGGGAAATTAAGTAGCTATATCAGTCAAGGGGTTTACACTGTTTCAGGCCCTTTTCATCCATTTGGTGGCGCTGTTGACATGGTTGTTGTTCAACAACAAGATGGTAGCTTGAAATCATCTCCTTGGTATGTTCGATTTGGGAAATTTCAAGGGGTTTTGAAAGCAAAAGAGCGAGTTGTTGACATTAATGTTAATGGGGTTGATGTGGGTTTCAATATGTATTTAGATCCAAGAGGGGAGGCTTACTTTCTCAGAGAGATTGATTCAGAGGAGGAAGTAGTAGAACCAGTTTCATCTCATTCAGTTTCATCACATTCTTCCATGTGTGAAGAAATAGATGGGAAAAACCATGAAAAGATCACAGTCAAGTCCAAAAGTATGAATTATGATTATGATGATTCTAATTCGGTTGATGGTAAGGTTTTGGGTAGGAATAACTCTAAAAGGTCTAGGATTTTAGGGTTTGTTCTTGGGAGAAGATCGATGAATGAACACATTTTGTCAAAGGAAGAAAATGATTCAAATGTTGGTAGAATGACAATGGAGGGTGAGATTGCAGCCGATTTGTTGGAGATGAATTGGTCAACCAATTTTTCATCAAGAAGTAACATGAACGATTGTAATAAAGAATCAAGAAAAGATAATGGGGAAATGGAAATCACTGGTGGAAGATTGGAAGGGAGTTTGGTTTTACATGAACAACACTTTGTAAATAAGCCAGAGACTTCCATTGTTGATAAAGAGATTCAAGAAGAAGAAAGTGTTTCTAAAGAGTGTTCAAGAACTCGATTGGATGATGAAAATGGTGCAGAAATGGATTTAATAAATGGTGAAGGGCCTTTAAAGATTGTGACAAAAGTTGCATCTAATGAAGAAGGAGATGCTTCTGTAGTTGTTTCATGTAGTACATTTGAAGTAAACGAATCAAATGAAATTTCTCCACCATTGGAATCCGAATTCCAAGATGTTAATGGTGATTCCATTGTAATACAAGAAGTATCCGAACAAATTGTGGAAGAACAATTTATCTTTAGTGATGTTGAAGATTCAAAACCGAGTTTCAACAACACCGAGCTAAAAGTCAATCCTCCACCAGTCAAAATCCATCAAGAACAATCGAAAGGTGAGAATAAAGTGGTGAAGGGGAACATTAAAAGGTATAGAAGTAATGTTGATATTCCTATGAATCGTGAAATTACAAAAGAGGAAATTGGGATGCAATCGAAATCACTTCCAAACATGTGGTCTCATTTTGATGATCCAATTCAAGATAATCATGAGGATTCACAATTTTATTCTCCTGTTAATAAATTTAGATCATCGAATTGGGATTTGGTTAGGGAAGATGCTTCAAGGATCATAAAAGCAAATTTGGAGAAAGAGTTATCACAaaatccagacacattgacaaagGATCTTAAAGATGGTGACATTGCAAATGGTAAGAGATTGTTTCTTGCATTTTATGTTTAAATCAAGAAAATAGACTTTAGAAATCACTTATTCGGTTACTctacatatacatatattttgATAATTAATATCAAGAACACTAACAATTTTCAATGCAATTTCATTGATTTGTGTTGTATAGAAATATagaatcctactttcatttcttaatATTACattattgtactttgaaaaatgagTTAATCTCaaaaaaagaccttatattttgtgttttttttttttggattaaacctcaaatttattttttgcctTAAAAgacattgtattttttttcatttttcccgaaaagccctcaactttgtattttttttttcccgaaaaaaccctcaaccttctaaatgcttccaaataaaccctcaacttttaAGCTTTTCTCGAAAAAAACCcacattttacaattttttttggaaaaaaaacgaCTGAAAGGGCCAGatcggaaaaaatgaaaaaatacaaggtctttttcatgcaaaaaataaatttgaggtttcatctggaaaaaacaaaaaatataaggtctttttttGAGATTAACCCTTGAAAAATGTACCCAATTTTAGCAATGTTGTCATCCATATACAAAGGAATTTTCATAGTAGAATGCTAAAATtgggttattatttttttttttcaaactaaaACGTCTAGATAAGAAATATATGTGAAATACAGTGCTTTAATATTAAGTGGTGAAGTGAAATTTAGGATCAATGATGATACAAAACTAGTGAGGACAAGATTGTAAAAAGGTCATACTTAATGTAGAAAGACTCATTTCTCTAACTTTCTCTATTAAGTCATTCTTTCTGTATTCCTTCAAAAAGAAACACACACGTATAGATTAAGTTTTGTTCACATCAAatccattaagtaaaaaagaaacagagTGTATTGTAGTCATCAAGATTTGAAGAGGAAATTGTATGTGTAGGTGGTGGAAGTTGGAGTCTATGGCCATTTAGAAGAATGGGAAGTAGAAACGTTTCTCCAAAAGAACAAATCACTAAAAAAGATTCAGATATTGACATTATACCTGATTCAGAAGCATCTACACCAAGTTCAAATAAGCATACAAGATCACTTACTCCAACATCTGAGCAATTAGCTTCTTTGAATTTATCAGAAGGGAAAAACACAGTAACCTTCACATTTTCAACATCGGTTTTAGGGCCTCAAAAGGTTAACAAAACTTCCTctaatttgtttttttctttttttttttttgtatcttGTTTTTATAGCTTACTTGATGTATATGTGTCTCAGGTAGATGCTAGCATTTATTTGTGGAGGTGGGATACTCGTATTGTCATCTCAGATGTTGATGGAACAATTACAaagtaagatttttttttttttttttgaagataaaGTTGGATAATTGTGGTGTGTTTAGTTTATATTTAGCCAATGATTAATTGTTATTATCACTTGCACATTGATATTTAAGAAAGAGTTGCTTTGTAGTTTGTAGTTGATGGAAAAAAGTTAGGTAAGTACTCTGTTGTAACAAGCTCAAATGAGGTAAAATACCTAAATTACCCCTCCACTAATAAGATGCTCGTTATTTTGCTAAGTTTCCCATATTACCCCTTTCTTTAAATTGTGAAATGTTGGAGCATGATTGCCTCTTATAAAACCATATTAATATTTAAGGGGAAACTGCATAGAAAAGTATTGCAATTTACTGAATCTTGTATGGTGTGTTTGAAAATGCATATAGTTTAGGGACTGTTTGGCTGTTTCCATAAACTTGTGGACCTATCTTGCAAATTCATCCGAGTAATTCTTTGTTAGTTCTTATGTTTATAGCATCAATTTTAACAATTTTTTCATTTCAAGTGCTATGCCACTAACAAATCTGAAAAACTTAAAATCATATATGTACACACAACAATTGAATTAAATTATCTGTAGAGCATTAGAATTTGGaaattattttttcatttaaatctTAAATAAAAACACATGTGCTCCTTTCTTACAGATCTGATGTTCTTGGACAATTTATGCCCTTGGTTGGAAGAGATTGGTCTCATATTGGTGTAACACATCTATTTTCAGGGATTAAGGTTTGttgtaaaaattaaaaattgcaATATTCGACTCATTTGTAGTTTTAATATAAGTATTTTGACTATTATATGCTCTAATCATGACAAATAAGAGAATCTTGAGGACTAAAATTAATACTatcaagttgttttttttttttctatattttgttaaaaagaaacatcactttttttttttcaatatatgaATTGTTTTCATGTTGTAGGAAAATGGATATCAAATGCTTTATTTAAGTGCTCGGGCAATTTCTCAAGCATCAATCACTAGACAATTCTTGTTCAACCTAAAACAGGTTTAATAAAGATTAATTCTTTATTTTCCATAAAAGgagaattattattattattatttttggcgAATTAACAAATAATTAATTTGTAGGATGGAAAGGCTTTGCCAGATGGGCCTGTTGTTATTTCTCCTGATGGACTTTTTCCTTCTCTTTTTCGTGAAGGTaatgttttaatataatataatcttgtttttttttttttttttttttttttttatataatcttGTATTGAGATCACTTTTGGTTTAAAAAAGTAGATAGATTGACTATTGTGCCCATGTGGGATGTTACTGTTAAGTCTCATAACTCCTATGAATGGGTATCTAAAATTACTTTACTACCCTTTTGCAGTTATAAGAAGAGCTCCACACGAATTCAAAATTGCTTGCTTGGAGGTGAGTATGTATATATAAACAAAGAAATTTGACACATAATTTCGGAAATCGTTTGACTATTTGTcaaatgtctaaaatacccttttaATAAAGATAAGAATAGAAGAAGCTTGTGAAAGTAAATTAAATATTAGTTTCATACAAACAAATTTTCATGGGACAAAAGGAGTTGTGTTTCTTCATTAATGGTTCATGTTAAATGACAAAAATGACCCTCATAGCTATTATTTCGGATCCTCAGGATATCAAGGCATGTTTTCCATCCGATAGGAATCCATTCTATGCTGGCTTTGGAAACCGAGATACAGACGAATTTAGTTATGTCAAAGTTGGAATACCAAAGGGAAaaatcttcataatcaatcctaAGGTTAcataaaaacattaataattatgTTCTTAGCATTCGTTAAATTCAACAATCATAagttaaaattataatttttgtaTTTTGGAGTTTATAGGGAGAGGTTGTAGTGAACCGATGCATCGACTCAAAATCATATGCTTCACTTCATGCTCTTGTCAATGGCATTTTCCCTCCAATATCTGTGCATGAAGAGGTTTGAATTTCTACAACTTGTCTTTATGATTCACTCCATTGTTGTGTTTATTTTTGACTTAATGAAACACTTAATGGGTTAATTACTTAATATGTAAAATCATACATAGTTGTTTCCTTATGACATAATGTAGAAAGAATGAGTTTAAGGGGTTAAGCCAAAAAAACGTGGCTTAATGTATAAAGAAACTAACCCTTTACCTATTTGTCCTTTTTCTTTTTCGAGGGTGTTTGGGATTCCATTTAAAAACAACTTATTCACTTTTTGAAAAGTCAATAAGTCAAAAAAAGTGTTTGGCGATATGAAGAggacttttaaaataatttcttcAAAAAGGAGATTTCAATAAGTTGAGGTTTCTAACTTTTCAGAACTCCTTATAACTTGTTGGGTTGTAAAAGACAATATTACCCTAAAATACCACTTAAAACATGTATAAGCTAAGtgaaaaaacttttcaaaaaacaacTTTTTGACTTGTTAACTTTTTCCCCCCACAAAAGCTATAATCCAAATGCTTTTTTAAAAACTCTTTTTTGCCTAAAAGTCCTCTCAAGTTAAAGTTGATAACTAATATAAAATTATTCTTTTTggaaatgtaagggtaaaatggtcatttaatctCATACAGACAATTTATTCGATGTAGAAAAGAAACAAAACTTATGTATACAACACTTTATCCAGACAAACATCATTACCCATAAAATATTTccaagaaagaaaccctaaatttatgaTACATTTTCTTTAGCAATGTTTAATTTGTTGTGTTTGTTTGTAGGAGGATTATAACTCATGGAACTTCTGGAAACTTCCACCTCCAAACATGGAGTAACTTGAGATAAAAGACATCCACAAGAATGTAATTAAACACTTCCTTTTTCCACTTCACTAGAATCACACACAAATAGAATCATTCAAAGTAGAAGAAACACATCGAACCGAAATTGCCACCACTattgaaaaagtttttttttttttttttttttttttgttttttttttttttttgtgtaggCAGACATTGGAATTATTTCCATTTATATAAATTCAAAACACAAATCACATATATGTTTCACAACTCTTTATTTActaaaaaaaaaagagtaaagaGATCGTTTTCAAGTGCATAATCATCATGCATGGGTCATTTAGTCATTTTGGTACCCAATTCCTTATGTGCAAACTTCAAACCTTATCAAACATCTCTTAAATTCTTTGATTGTGAGTTGTAGTTTGATTTCTTGAAAGAACAGATGATGAGATGAGAGATGTGAAGGAGTTGCTGCAAATTTGTAGTAAGAATGTAAGATAATTGGAATTCTTGATATATGTTCAACTATTCTTCCACCTTGTTTCTTTTTCTTTGCAACCACTGAATCTTTTAATGGCTGAAAAGCTTGAGCTTTGAAAAGATTTAAAGGAAGAAGGCAGTGCATTAGGCTTTTTAGAATGTTACATGTATATGAactatagtttaaatttgaatgaACTAATGTTGTAAGTGATAGATTGAAGAGTACTAAAATTAGTTACTACTTTTATTTGAAAAATAAGATTGAAAGTCAAAATATAACAAGGTGATATCTATTTTCTCATTATTTTAATGGTAAAATACATGAGACAAATATTTCTTCTTTTCGTAACATTATATTTTTGTAACCCCAATTGATCTTTTATATTAAAGGAAAACACATAGCGTAAGTCTTGCACCTATGACATCTAATAAACAATGCTACATGCCAATCTCtaaaccaatcaaatttgctaAATCGACTTTAATTAATCTAACAAAGAATTGAGTATTTCTAATGTCAGTGGTTGAGAAACCAACCAAAGAAATGAAATGACAGTCCATAATTTTAAAGGTTAAATACAAGAAATGTCAATATATTTTTTCCCTTATTATATACTTTCATATTTTCTTATTACAACAAGTACTTCCAAATTAATTTTCATCATgtcattgtattttgaaaaaaatactTTATATATAAATAGGCACTCTGTTGATTTGAATTACGATGACATGACATAATTTAAAAGCTTTTATTAGCCAGTGAGCCaatgctttatttgttattgtgtaaAATGCTATTTGGATACTCTTTCCTTCAACGcttattcctttttttttttttttttttttcatcttaAGCTATTACGTTTTGAAATACCCGCTGGTGACCAACCaatggctaaaaatgaaaaaaaaattccaaaatgtAATGGATTATTGGAAACAAAATAATGCTAGGGTAAAACGCAAACTGAGACGTAAATGTTGGGAATAAATACCAAAGGATATTTAGCTTAGCGGTAAAGAGTGACTCTCTCAAATGAGAGGTCATGAGTTCAAGTCTCACTAGGAGACATAAGTGGTGTTTAGGATTAGAATATGAGTAAAATAGTTTgctgtttcaaaaaaaaaaatatattgggGATAAATATTTATTTGATACAAAATTTTATGTCATCATAACATGTTTGCCGGCCAAAAACCTAAAAATGAAAgtttttcaaaatataatgaCATATAAGGAACAAAAAGAAGTTCAAAACAAGTTTGTATAAATAATGACTTTTGTGTCACTAACCCAAATTAAAATGTATCAAACATGATCTTAGAAGATGACAACAAATGATGTTAAAAAACGACATCATTTCAAATTAAAAAAGTTTCCCCACAAAAATTGTTCAAAATCTATAAATTCAGACAAATTCTACTACAAAAAAATCTTTATTACTTGAAAATTAACAAGGTTCTCCCTCCAAATTTTTTAAAATCCATAATAGAAATATtagttttaacaccaaaaataatCAACACCATATATTGTCTTCACAAATATTAGTTTGATACAATCGTCCAAGCCATTCCACACTCCTACCCTAGTGAAGTTTTCCGTAAAACTAAAACAAACCTGTATATTTATTTAGGGTAACCACCTATGATCCTCGACTCTTCAACATAGTTTACAAAATCTTCATTTGGTTTTTCTTCATATACATGCCCTTTTCAATCATGTTTGTGAATAATTTGGATGCAATGACTTTTGTCTTTCTCTTTTTTGATGATGGTCCAACATCTAAGTGAAAAAtttagtatgctcaagaatcatattaaactattaaagtgatatttctaattaacatatgatactaatgagtCACACTTACAACAACTTGATAtacttgattatttattagaaattgattctaataaatattcaataaactcttataattaaattgaaaattatttatttcatggaaattataattttcattagcaagtaacataatatatcatatggtatgatttattaagtcatgtacaCCATTTTGAACCAAAATGactttttgtcttttaccaaaatgttaaggtttatattttataaaagagtttataaaatttaccaAGTTTGACTTCTTTATTCTTCTTAAAACCGTGAGAATGCATGCTTGCATGCAAGTGATGGggtttttgattatttaaaaggaAAGAAACAATGCTTTAAAGGTATGGGAGACAAGTAGGCTTTAGGAGACATAATTGTCTTAAAGTCTTAAGGACTTATGGTCCTTAAAAACACTTTATGCATATAAAAGATAAGGCTTGCACTTGCTCTTGCTTCTTGATGCAAATGGCCGAAAATAATCCTATCCCACTCATTCTCTCTTAATTAGTTAAGAGCTTTGAAGATTACTTGATTTTACATGCCCtatttaagttcatattggttatgaacttaaagcttaagggtttaagagtttatggactaacatctacatcaagttgagtcattgttggtgtctaaAAGGCTTCAAAttattcatcaacttccaagcctcctaagaggatccaaagaacaacaaaggttgtaatttcttcatcctttctatggttggtattttatctttctataacttataagatgatccttggtgggtataaaatgttatgttatgttcgaGATTTGAAGTCTTCCGTTTGCCATAATTTTGTAGTTTTGAAACTAGTTTTTGAAATAAAACCCAATAATTGGTATCAagagccaccttgcaagtttggttagattttttgattttgGAAAGGAAAAATTGCAATAAAGTCCTTACATATTGTCCTCATAATCCCTATACCTTTTTTATTCCATTAAGTACCAAaaaccggtaatcgtattcaatttaaccgttttacccggtcaacaggtcattcaactttcaaaaattacacttttgaTGCAGATTTCAATATTTATTACAAATTGATACAAATCATGAATTTAAAACTTTATTGTATAATTTATGGCCTTATACCCCACCCACCTTAGGATTTCAGTTGTGAGGAGGCCGAAATCTCATCCTAGAATACCCTTAGGGCCGAAATCACCCTTTAAAGGGTGATGCTTATACCAAAAGCCCTCCCATATGGAGCCCCAAGACCGAAATCACCAAGATCCAAGCCACTAAGACCGAAATCAACACCACCCAAAAGCCTtggccgaaatcacatgtgatttttgcCATGCTAAGGAGTTTCAATGGGGTTTTCGGCCAAATAAAGTAGATATGAAGTGTTGACTTTATGATTAGATGTGTAATTCCTTTTCCCATGCACAATTCGACAGTATCCCAAGCAAACCCCCAGTGAATAAGCATATTATCCAACAAATAACTAGGCATGAGTCCTATCACCTTTACTTCTTAAAAATCACAGGAAGCACCCAAACCCCACCATTTCTTCATCCTACTTCCTGTTAACTTTCCTTCTTCTCTCAAGAATTCATTTCCAATTTCCAAAGGATTTTTAAGCTACAAGTTCATCCTTAAATTTTAAGTAAGTATTTTCATGATAACCTAGTGTTTATATacatttttatgttgatttcATCATCTTTACACACATTAATATGTGTTAAACACTTAGGATAATACTCTTTCCAAGGAAGTGCATCAATCTCATTCAAGGGTTTAGGCTTGAAATCTTCACTTTATCACCTCAAATAACCCACAAAtccacttaaggtgagttcatacccccatattttcaagctttttcatgtttttagggggagaatacaagtcaaaatTTGTTTATCATACAAATATTTGCATGTTTCatctttatgttaaaatatgagatATTGTTTGCATAAGATGTGGTTATCACTATTTACTATGTGTATATGTAAATGTTTATATACATGTTCTTGACAAACAAACATGATAAACTATAACTGGTATAGTTTGGGAGTGACAAACACTACACTATTATTTCAGAAGagataaataattattaaaagtaCAATTATTTTACTTACAAGATGACGAATTTTCAGTACACTAGACGTAAACCGATTGATACagatttgtgagacactacttcATTGTACCCACCAGAGTACCCACTAAAGTCTTGATTTATAACCAGAGAcaagagtctcttgtagggagagcgtgacacttgtgtatagatctatacgggattgacaaccccgcacctaaactgttagctgcagttagaccgacaggtctggggtgacaaatgtcgtaccattccgatgcctgaagaacgtcgttcaggCCACTAGtcgtattagtatggttataataagtCACATAGGGTATTAACAAACATTTGGTTTACGGGTTAACATACATtcaagtagttttatataaagataaaattaCAAACCACTACTTTTTAGTACaacattacttacatttttagtcATTGGATTAAGACTTATAGttcatttataagaaaatattggattttctggaagtataCACTATCTTTTATACGAAACAGTTATAAAATCCTTcgcatacaaaaatgcttatgaaatcaccaacttaattgttgacacttttcaaaatcacttgtattctcaggaaaccagtaaacAGGTAACTATAAGGATTTTTGGTGGATGGGACGTCGTCGCATCTCGCTATCTCATTTTTGTCACATGCATATGTTATCATGTAAACAATATTTTTGGGTACAGTGTAAACATATTAAATATTCAATGCAATGGTTGTGATGTTttgatctctattattcaattgttatgatactgtacatgagtCATCCgctcccggacgtttccgccgttcaggtttaggggtgtgacaaatgGTCCCTCCCCATAAGAATTTTTTCAAACAATGTCCATAATTTACTCTTCATACCCCTGCTCCCATAATTTCTTTCATATTTAGTCCAACAGTTACCATTCAACCCCTTAgactccaaaatctcttcaaattatGTCTTAATAATTTACCAAATAGTCCCTGCCTTCCTAATTATTTACAAAACCAATCCGGAACTTACACCTTTAATCCCTAACTTCTAAAATTATGATAGTCAACTCCTCGAGACCCACAGCTTGttatattattattgattttagggctttcattcattaatttgtctatttatttatttaataaacggggtgttacagtcTTGCTCATGTCTCATTAATGGTTTATCCGCAATTAGTTTTTGTATGAATATTCATAGCACAACATAAGAAAATAATTGGATAATCAAAAAAGATACAACcattaatttttaaatattatatttaatttttagaAGCCCTTTGTTACACATTGGCAAACATCATTAAAACAGAATTCACTTGTTTTGAATAACAAAAATGTATTAAAAACTAAAAGGAAGCTAGCACAAACAACTTACAAATTTAGGGAAACAATAGGATTATAAAGCTAACATACCGAACTAAGATTGCGCTTTTTTACATCTATTGCTGATCCAAATAAGAAAAAGATACAATATCATCCAAAATAGACGATTTTTTAAGCTTGGCCATTCCAAAGGGAAAGTTGTTGCGAATTGCGAAACATTCATAAGACCCTAAAGGTGGTGATAATAACTAAACCAAAACACATCTTTCAGATTCAATGAAGCCTCAAGTCATCTGCCCATCTAGTTACCCATGTGATCCAACTAGTTAGCGGTGTAATAAAGGTGTAAACGAGACAAACTGAGATCGAGCTCAGTAGGCTCAGTTCTAGCTCATTCGAACTCGTTCAAATTCATAGGGATCAAAATTGAGCTCGGATCATTTCGAGCATTGATTTTTcaaagctcgagctcggctcatgGAGGATTTAACATGCTCAAGCTTGACTTATTTATTCGGCGAGCCTAAACTCGGTTCAAGCTCACCTCAGTTAATAGTCAACTATGAGGCTTGTTTCAATTTTAAAACTCGTttatcattatttgatatttaatGTTTTGTATTTAATTATTCAATTataataaaagttatattatataAATATGCATAGGCATGTTTAGGCTCGCAAGTAATCAAGCTCGGAAGATGATGAGCTCTAGGCACAATAAGACACCAAATATCCATGACATCaggtaaaaaacaaaataaatgttACATGGATTCTTGCTCCAACTCACACAACATAAAAACCGTATAATCCAAGTTgatcccttttttttttttgttgaaaggCTGAGATAAGTAGGAATATGATTAAGGGCGACTCTCGAAAGCAATATGTTCAAGTAGGAAAAAAATTCTTCCATCTAGTTGACACTTTACTAGTACACAAAATGCCGTTGTCAAGAAAAGCTCTAGCGGAGGAGACCGAAGAACTCCCCACTCAAATCAATTCCCTCAAACCAACCAATCATTTTTTTGTCCATAAAAACAAAATTCCACAAATACCCCTCCAAACCAGCCTATTAAGCTTGCTCGACACATCCTGGAGGCTGTCTATGCAAAAATCGAACCTGATCCACTATGGAAATCTCGTCCGCCACAAAACTATCTATCATATCAGCTTAAGCATAAATTCGAGGATATGTATCATTTATATCAAACAATGGCCGATTAATCCAAGTATGCGTCCAAAATATAATGCCTTTCTATTTCCCACTCTAATACT
The genomic region above belongs to Lactuca sativa cultivar Salinas chromosome 4, Lsat_Salinas_v11, whole genome shotgun sequence and contains:
- the LOC111885894 gene encoding phosphatidate phosphatase PAH2 isoform X1 translates to MYAVGKLSSYISQGVYTVSGPFHPFGGAVDMVVVQQQDGSLKSSPWYVRFGKFQGVLKAKERVVDINVNGVDVGFNMYLDPRGEAYFLREIDSEEEVVEPVSSHSVSSHSSMCEEIDGKNHEKITVKSKSMNYDYDDSNSVDGKVLGRNNSKRSRILGFVLGRRSMNEHILSKEENDSNVGRMTMEGEIAADLLEMNWSTNFSSRSNMNDCNKESRKDNGEMEITGGRLEGSLVLHEQHFVNKPETSIVDKEIQEEESVSKECSRTRLDDENGAEMDLINGEGPLKIVTKVASNEEGDASVVVSCSTFEVNESNEISPPLESEFQDVNGDSIVIQEVSEQIVEEQFIFSDVEDSKPSFNNTELKVNPPPVKIHQEQSKGENKVVKGNIKRYRSNVDIPMNREITKEEIGMQSKSLPNMWSHFDDPIQDNHEDSQFYSPVNKFRSSNWDLVREDASRIIKANLEKELSQNPDTLTKDLKDGDIANGGGSWSLWPFRRMGSRNVSPKEQITKKDSDIDIIPDSEASTPSSNKHTRSLTPTSEQLASLNLSEGKNTVTFTFSTSVLGPQKVDASIYLWRWDTRIVISDVDGTITKSDVLGQFMPLVGRDWSHIGVTHLFSGIKENGYQMLYLSARAISQASITRQFLFNLKQDGKALPDGPVVISPDGLFPSLFREVIRRAPHEFKIACLEDIKACFPSDRNPFYAGFGNRDTDEFSYVKVGIPKGKIFIINPKGEVVVNRCIDSKSYASLHALVNGIFPPISVHEEEDYNSWNFWKLPPPNME
- the LOC111885894 gene encoding phosphatidate phosphatase PAH2 isoform X2: MYAVGKLSSYISQGVYTVSGPFHPFGGAVDMVVVQQQDGSLKSSPWYVRFGKFQGVLKAKERVVDINVNGVDVGFNMYLDPRGEAYFLREIDSEEEVVEPVSSHSVSSHSSMCEEIDGKNHEKITVKSKSMNYDYDDSNSVDGKVLGRNNSKRSRILGFVLGRRSMNEHILSKEENDSNVGRMTMEGEIAADLLEMNWSTNFSSRSNMNDCNKESRKDNGEMEITGGRLEGSLVLHEQHFVNKPETSIVDKEIQEEESVSKECSRTRLDDENGAEMDLINGEGPLKIVTKVASNEEGDASVVVSCSTFEVNESNEISPPLESEFQDVNGDSIVIQEVSEQIVEEQFIFSDVEDSKPSFNNTELKVNPPPVKIHQEQSKGENKVVKGNIKRYRSNVDIPMNREITKEEIGMQSKSLPNMWSHFDDPIQDNHEDSQFYSPVNKFRSSNWDLVREDASRIIKANLEKELSQNPDTLTKDLKDGDIANGGGSWSLWPFRRMGSRNVSPKEQITKKDSDIDIIPDSEASTPSSNKHTRSLTPTSEQLASLNLSEGKNTVTFTFSTSVLGPQKVDASIYLWRWDTRIVISDVDGTITKSDVLGQFMPLVGRDWSHIGVTHLFSGIKENGYQMLYLSARAISQASITRQFLFNLKQDGKALPDGPVVISPDGLFPSLFREVIRRAPHEFKIACLEDIKACFPSDRNPFYAGFGNRDTDEFSYVKVGIPKGKIFIINPKFIGRGCSEPMHRLKIICFTSCSCQWHFPSNICA